From a single Sorghum bicolor cultivar BTx623 chromosome 5, Sorghum_bicolor_NCBIv3, whole genome shotgun sequence genomic region:
- the LOC8070235 gene encoding splicing factor U2af large subunit B, with amino-acid sequence MGGGDADAFRRVERVRREFNRLHIQPQGTTQQSNPFFLEPQAMPQQFGCFNRLVFQPHTTTQLMTREATLFTRRVYVGDLPPSANEQTIGVFFNQVMAVIGGNTAGPGDAVCGICMNHEQRFALVEFRMAEEASNAMALDGILFEGVPVKVRRPADYNLSQAAAMGPTQPSRKLNLAAVGLTAGSAGGGSEDPDRIFVGGLPYYYSEAQVRDLLECIGPLRGFELVKDRETGNSKGYAFCVYMDTTATDIACADLNGIKMGDKILTVRRANQSASQPRPEQESILLQAQQQVQLQATRHARRVYVGGLPPDANEQTVAVYFNQIMAAIGGNTAGPGDAVLNVYINHDKKFASVEMRSVEEASNAMALDGIMFEGVPVKVRRPTDYNPSLAAALGPSQPSPNLNLAAVGLTAGSGGLEDPDRIFVGGLPYYFTEAQVRELLESFGPLRGFDLVKDKETGNSKGYAFCDYQDLTVTDIACAALNGIKMGDKILTVRRANQGASQPTPEQESILLQAQQQVQMQKLAHPVGAAPTKVVCLVHVVSADELEDEVYEDIMDDMREEARRYGNLVKVVIPRPDPSGPPVTGVGKVFLEYADVYSATRAKMALHGRKFDGKPMVANYYPELKFANLDFDG; translated from the exons atgGGTGGCGGCGATGCGGATGCGTTCCGCCGCGTCGAGCGCGTCCGCCGGGAG TTCAATCGCCTCCACATCCAGCCGCAAGGGACGACTCAACAG TCCAATCCCTTTTTCTTGGAGCCACAAGCTATGCCTCAACAG TTTGGTTGTTTCAATCGCCTTGTGTTCCAGCCACACACTACGACTCAACTGATGACTCGAGAG GCTACTCTTTTCACTCGGCGTGTTTATGTTGGTGACCTTCCTCCCTCTGCTAATGAACAG ACAATTGGAGTATTCTTCAATCAAGTCATGGCTGTTATTGGAGGAAACACTGCTGGTCCCGGTGATGCTGTCTGTGGCATCTGCATGAACCATGAACAAAGATTTGCTTTAGTTGAGTTCAGAATGGCTGAGGAAGCAAGCAATGCAATGGCTCTGGATGGCATTTTGTTTGAAGGGGTGCCAGTGAAGGTTAGAAGGCCAGCAGACTACAACCTTTCCCAGGCAGCTGCCATGGGCCCGACCCAGCCAAGCCGCAAACTGAATCTTGCTGCAGTTGGACTAACAGCAGGATCAGCCGGAGGAGGGTCAGAAGATCCTGACCGTATTTTTGTGGGCGGACTTCCCTATTACTACTCTGAAGCTCAAGTCCGGGACTTGTTGGAATGCATTGGGCCTCTTCGAGGGTTTGAGCTTGTGAAAGATAGGGAAACTGGTAACTCAAAGGGCTACGCGTTCTGTGTTTACATGGACACCACTGCTACTGACATTGCTTGCGCTGACCTAAATGGCATCAAGATGGGAGACAAAATCCTTACTGTCAGACGAGCAAACCAGAGTGCATCTCAACCCAGACCAGAGCAGGAAAGTATCCTATTGCAGGCACAGCAACAGGTGCAATTACAG GCTACTCGTCATGCTCGGCGTGTTTATGTTGGTGGCCTTCCTCCAGATGCTAACGAACAG ACAGTGGCAGTTTACTTTAATCAAATCATGGCTGCTATTGGGGGAAACACTGCTGGTCCAGGTGACGCTGTTCTCAATGTATACATAAATCATGACAAGAAATTTGCTTCTGTGGAGATGAGATCTGTTGAGGAAGCAAGCAATGCAATGGCCCTGGATGGCATTATGTTTGAAGGGGTGCCAGTGAAGGTCAGAAGGCCAACAGACTACAACCCTTCCCTTGCAGCTGCACTGGGCCCAAGCCAGCCAAGCCCCAATCTGAATCTTGCAGCAGTTGGCCTAACAGCAGGATCTGGAGGGCTAGAAGATCCAGACCGTATTTTTGTGGGTGGCCTTCCGTATTACTTCACTGAAGCTCAAGTTCGGGAGTTGCTTGAATCATTCGGTCCTCTTCGAGGGTTTGATCTTGTGAAGGATAAGGAAACTGGTAACTCAAAAGGCTATGCATTCTGTGATTACCAGGACCTCACTGTCACTGATATCGCTTGTGCTGCACTAAATGGTATCAAGATGGGTGACAAAATCCTCACTGTCAGACGAGCAAACCAGGGGGCATCTCAGCCCACACCAGAGCAGGAAAGTATCCTATTGCAGGCACAGCAACAGGTGCAAATGCAG AAACTTGCCCATCCAGTTGGAGCGGCCCCTACAAAGGTGGTTTGCCTCGTCCATGTGGTCAGTGCGGATGAATTGGAAGATGAAGTGTATGAGGACATCATGGACGACATGAGGGAAGAAGCACGCAGATATG GTAATCTGGTGAAAGTTGTGATCCCACGTCCTGACCCCAGTGGACCCCCGGTCACTGGAGTCGGAAAG GTGTTCTTGGAATATGCAGACGTCTACAGTGCTACCAGAGCGAAGATGGCTTTGCATGGAAGGAAATTTGATGGGAAGCCAATGGTGGCCAACTATTATCCTGAGCTTAAGTTTGCCAATTTGGATTTCGATGGATAA